The following coding sequences lie in one Halogeometricum rufum genomic window:
- a CDS encoding DUF192 domain-containing protein has translation MHVEHRRDGKPRTIASDVEVADSFLSKSRGLMFRRRIPDDYALVFEFDDVDRRSLHMLFVPFDIDALWLVGEEVTKKKRLSGWTGIGFGLADRIVELPAGAADGVERGDTVRVVE, from the coding sequence GTGCACGTCGAACACCGTCGGGACGGCAAGCCCCGAACCATCGCCAGCGACGTGGAAGTCGCAGACTCGTTCCTGTCGAAGTCGCGCGGACTGATGTTCCGCCGCCGGATTCCGGACGACTACGCCCTCGTCTTCGAGTTCGACGACGTGGACAGGCGGAGCCTCCACATGCTGTTCGTCCCGTTCGACATCGACGCCCTCTGGCTGGTCGGCGAGGAAGTGACGAAGAAGAAGCGACTCTCGGGGTGGACGGGAATCGGGTTCGGGCTCGCGGACCGCATCGTCGAACTGCCCGCCGGCGCGGCCGACGGCGTCGAACGCGGCGACACCGTCCGCGTCGTCGAGTGA
- a CDS encoding flippase-like domain-containing protein, with translation MEPPHSRTRVRPAVRAAVGIALAVVVLAVFVRLTGGREVVVAVARADLGLVAVGSVAGVAAISAWGESLRHALTTTKPVGGLRYRLAYLSGDFARQILPMGRLSGSAIISYAVSRPFELEYEEALAAVTVADLLNLLSAVTVSGTGLLLLVLGSGFGDVRTFVAGLTGAVFVAGGVVVLVTRRRALLERAVVSVVGVGHRLAARLGLSTAERHLHPDAVGRRIESYFATLDAVAENRRRVAFAAVFAALGWVAFGTSLAVAAAALDVAVPFGAALFVAPASGLVGWSPLPGGSGGIEVAVTAGLAATAGVPVSAAAAVALLYRVCSYWVVVVVDAAAAGLLATLET, from the coding sequence GTGGAGCCCCCGCATTCTCGCACGCGTGTCAGACCCGCCGTCCGCGCCGCGGTCGGCATCGCCCTCGCAGTCGTCGTCCTCGCCGTCTTCGTCCGGTTGACCGGCGGCCGGGAGGTGGTCGTCGCCGTCGCCCGCGCCGACCTCGGACTGGTCGCCGTCGGGAGCGTCGCCGGCGTCGCCGCCATCTCCGCGTGGGGCGAGTCGCTCCGTCACGCCCTGACGACGACGAAACCGGTCGGGGGGCTCCGCTACCGACTCGCCTACCTCTCGGGGGACTTCGCGCGGCAGATTCTCCCGATGGGTCGGCTGAGCGGCTCCGCGATAATCAGCTACGCCGTCTCCCGGCCGTTCGAGTTGGAGTACGAGGAGGCGCTGGCGGCCGTCACCGTCGCGGACCTGCTGAACCTCCTCTCGGCGGTGACGGTGTCCGGAACGGGGCTGCTCCTCCTCGTCCTCGGGTCCGGGTTCGGCGACGTGCGGACGTTCGTCGCTGGCCTCACGGGCGCCGTCTTCGTCGCCGGCGGCGTCGTCGTCCTCGTGACGCGTCGGCGCGCCCTGCTCGAACGGGCGGTGGTGAGCGTCGTCGGCGTCGGCCACCGACTCGCGGCGCGACTCGGACTGTCGACCGCCGAGCGACACCTCCACCCCGACGCCGTCGGCCGGCGCATCGAGAGCTACTTCGCGACGCTGGACGCGGTGGCGGAGAACCGGCGGCGCGTCGCGTTCGCCGCCGTCTTCGCCGCCCTCGGCTGGGTGGCGTTCGGCACCTCGCTGGCCGTCGCCGCCGCCGCCCTCGACGTCGCCGTCCCCTTCGGGGCCGCGCTGTTCGTCGCGCCCGCGTCGGGACTCGTCGGCTGGTCGCCCCTGCCCGGCGGGTCGGGCGGCATCGAAGTCGCCGTCACCGCCGGACTGGCCGCCACCGCGGGCGTCCCGGTCAGCGCCGCGGCGGCCGTCGCCCTCCTCTACCGGGTGTGTAGCTACTGGGTCGTGGTCGTGGTCGACGCCGCCGCGGCCGGACTGCTGGCGACGCTCGAAACGTGA
- a CDS encoding DUF7097 family protein produces the protein MEETPTGTPVGVDDPYDHAGVCDHLTGDGRCRFALDRAGDDPSFAADRRAADYDCVAADYDCVAADEDCEFRDCPHYRSTTDGRECVRCGLEEVRMAHEGGARPLLEEHHLSYGGGSDRTEGSEPSHEITVALCRWCHTKVHKSFARVDDDASPDPEAFAAREERRSREQAEFGFSSAAERFDDG, from the coding sequence ATGGAGGAGACGCCCACGGGAACCCCCGTCGGCGTGGACGACCCGTACGACCACGCTGGCGTCTGCGACCACCTCACGGGCGACGGCCGGTGTCGCTTCGCCCTCGACCGGGCCGGCGACGACCCGTCGTTCGCGGCCGACCGCCGCGCCGCCGACTACGACTGCGTCGCCGCCGACTACGACTGCGTCGCCGCCGACGAGGACTGCGAGTTCCGCGACTGCCCGCACTACCGTTCGACGACCGACGGCCGCGAGTGCGTCCGGTGCGGACTGGAGGAAGTCCGCATGGCCCACGAGGGGGGTGCGCGGCCCCTCCTCGAAGAACACCACCTGTCGTACGGGGGCGGGAGCGACCGGACCGAGGGGTCGGAGCCGAGCCACGAGATAACCGTCGCGCTCTGCCGGTGGTGTCACACGAAGGTCCACAAGTCGTTCGCGCGCGTCGACGACGACGCCTCGCCGGACCCCGAGGCGTTCGCCGCGCGCGAGGAGCGACGCTCCCGCGAACAGGCGGAGTTCGGCTTCAGTTCGGCCGCCGAGCGATTCGACGACGGCTGA
- a CDS encoding molybdopterin-dependent oxidoreductase: MSSIQPARQPRRTPIVALLAGVAAVAGSYATAGFTPAFVVAPVEAFLTRTVPDAVLRFAVTTLGTFAGIDHFGQLLNLALAVGLATATLSAVSFVALVAARRFGGRSASARLASVGLVGAATWATTALLTGRPTLSLAAGLGGAAVVAVAELAAATGGSAAGADSTAADRRRLLGGVATTFGVGVVGYLLGSSSDSADTAASVSTDSAPADAEAVESGSSAERTAADEVSEEPSVVDRYLAEAERRSLDVAGLEGLVSTDFYQVDISNVDPNLRADQWSLSVTGSVERPLSYTYDELTAMGTEHRFVTLRCVSDPVDGKLMDTDLWTGVPISRILEEVNPQGSHVMLRAADGYFEEFPVEALTEGFLAYGKGGGPLPRGHGHPVRALIPGHWGEINVKWVTEMEILDGPEKGFWERRGWHGTGPVNTVAKLSASERLDGRRRVGGHAYAGTRGIERVEVSVDGGETWADATLSDRLPAGTDESGEAAEDAWRQWTYTYDDPGREHTVVVRATDGTGAVQPREEEGPYPSGATGWASKTFPK; this comes from the coding sequence GCGGACGGTCCCCGACGCGGTACTCCGGTTCGCCGTCACCACCCTCGGGACGTTCGCCGGCATCGACCACTTCGGCCAGTTGCTCAACCTCGCGCTGGCCGTCGGTCTCGCGACGGCGACGCTCTCGGCCGTCTCGTTCGTCGCCCTCGTCGCGGCCCGTCGGTTCGGCGGCCGGTCCGCGTCCGCCCGACTCGCGTCGGTGGGTCTGGTCGGCGCAGCCACGTGGGCGACCACGGCCCTGCTCACGGGTCGCCCGACGCTCTCGCTCGCGGCGGGTCTCGGCGGGGCCGCCGTCGTCGCCGTGGCGGAACTCGCCGCCGCGACGGGCGGGTCGGCCGCCGGTGCCGACTCGACGGCGGCCGACCGGCGGCGTCTGCTCGGCGGCGTGGCGACGACGTTCGGCGTGGGCGTCGTCGGTTACCTGCTCGGGTCGTCGTCGGACTCCGCCGACACCGCGGCGTCGGTGAGCACCGACTCCGCACCGGCGGACGCGGAGGCGGTCGAATCGGGTTCGTCGGCCGAACGGACCGCCGCCGACGAGGTATCCGAGGAACCGTCGGTGGTCGACCGCTACCTCGCCGAGGCCGAACGCCGGTCGCTCGACGTGGCGGGGTTGGAGGGACTCGTCAGCACCGACTTCTATCAGGTCGACATCAGCAACGTGGACCCGAACCTCCGGGCCGACCAGTGGTCGCTCTCGGTGACCGGGAGCGTCGAACGCCCCCTGTCGTACACCTACGACGAGTTGACCGCGATGGGAACCGAACACCGGTTCGTCACGCTCCGGTGCGTCAGCGACCCCGTCGACGGGAAACTGATGGACACCGACCTCTGGACGGGCGTCCCCATCTCGCGCATCTTAGAGGAGGTGAACCCGCAGGGAAGTCACGTCATGCTCCGCGCGGCGGACGGCTACTTCGAGGAGTTCCCCGTGGAGGCGCTGACGGAGGGGTTCCTCGCCTACGGGAAGGGTGGCGGACCGCTCCCCCGCGGGCACGGCCACCCCGTCAGAGCGCTCATCCCCGGTCACTGGGGGGAGATAAACGTCAAGTGGGTCACCGAGATGGAGATTCTGGACGGCCCCGAGAAGGGCTTCTGGGAGCGGCGAGGCTGGCACGGCACCGGCCCGGTCAACACCGTCGCCAAGCTCTCGGCCAGCGAGCGACTTGACGGCCGGCGACGGGTGGGCGGCCACGCCTACGCCGGCACGCGCGGCATCGAACGCGTCGAAGTCTCCGTCGACGGCGGCGAGACGTGGGCCGACGCGACGCTGTCGGACCGCCTCCCCGCCGGCACCGACGAGTCCGGCGAGGCGGCCGAAGACGCGTGGCGGCAGTGGACGTACACCTACGACGACCCCGGCCGCGAGCACACCGTCGTCGTCCGCGCCACCGACGGCACCGGCGCGGTCCAACCGCGCGAGGAGGAGGGCCCCTATCCCAGCGGTGCCACCGGGTGGGCGTCGAAGACGTTCCCGAAGTAG
- a CDS encoding (R)-citramalate synthase, with amino-acid sequence MVDLFGGNPNTPLASVLDSDDTVQLLDTTLRDGEQAPGISLSPEEKADIARALDRANVPYIEAGSACTGQGERETIRRVTDLGLDATITSFARGVKRDVDLALDCDVDGVTIVVPASDKHVEGKVGTTRDEVVETTGDLVAYAKDHDLWVEVIGEDGSRADLDFLVDIASAALDAGADRSCYADTVGHASPETTYEYVSALAELGPVSTHTHDDLGLAMTNVYASLAAGADMVHGTVNGIGERAGNVALEEVAIALSHCYGVETAKLDELYALAQKVSHATGVPLPPNKAVVGENAFTHESGIHTDGTLKDDAMYEPYSPETVGRERRLVLGKHAGRAGVAAALDEHDVEVDDDELAAVVQRVKNVGDRGKRVTDADLLAIAEDVQGRDRDRRVELLDLTAASGGGTPTASVRLRVNDDERVASGTGSGPVDAAVEAVRSALGPDADAQLDSYHVDAITGGTDAVVTVEVEMSYGDRSVTVATSDSDITRCSVEAMVEALDRLLVAADGEPDDTAESPPHADD; translated from the coding sequence GTGGTCGATTTATTCGGGGGTAACCCCAACACACCCCTCGCATCCGTTCTGGATTCTGACGACACCGTACAGCTGTTAGATACGACGCTCCGCGACGGCGAGCAAGCGCCGGGTATCTCGCTCTCGCCGGAGGAGAAGGCGGACATCGCGCGCGCCCTCGACCGGGCGAACGTCCCGTACATCGAGGCCGGGAGCGCCTGCACCGGGCAGGGCGAACGCGAGACCATCCGTCGCGTCACCGACCTCGGTCTGGACGCGACGATAACCAGTTTCGCCCGCGGCGTCAAGCGCGACGTGGACCTCGCACTCGACTGCGACGTGGACGGCGTCACCATCGTCGTCCCCGCCAGCGACAAGCACGTCGAGGGCAAGGTCGGCACGACGCGCGACGAGGTGGTCGAGACGACCGGCGACCTCGTCGCCTACGCGAAGGATCACGACCTGTGGGTCGAGGTCATCGGCGAGGACGGGTCCCGCGCGGACCTCGACTTCCTCGTCGACATCGCGTCGGCCGCGCTCGACGCCGGCGCCGACCGGTCGTGTTACGCCGACACCGTCGGCCACGCGAGTCCCGAGACGACGTACGAGTACGTCTCCGCGCTGGCCGAACTCGGTCCGGTGTCGACGCACACGCACGACGACCTCGGACTGGCGATGACGAACGTCTACGCCAGTCTCGCCGCCGGGGCCGACATGGTCCACGGCACGGTCAACGGCATCGGCGAACGCGCCGGCAACGTCGCCCTCGAAGAGGTGGCGATAGCGCTCTCGCACTGCTACGGCGTCGAGACGGCGAAACTCGACGAACTCTACGCGCTGGCGCAGAAGGTGTCCCACGCGACGGGCGTCCCCCTCCCGCCGAACAAGGCGGTCGTGGGCGAGAACGCCTTCACGCACGAGAGCGGCATCCACACCGACGGGACGCTGAAGGACGACGCGATGTACGAACCCTACTCGCCGGAGACGGTGGGGCGGGAGCGTCGCCTCGTCCTCGGAAAACACGCCGGACGCGCGGGCGTCGCGGCGGCCCTCGACGAACACGACGTGGAGGTGGACGACGACGAACTCGCGGCCGTCGTCCAACGCGTGAAGAACGTCGGCGACCGGGGCAAGCGCGTCACGGACGCCGACCTCCTCGCCATCGCCGAGGACGTACAGGGGCGGGACCGCGACCGGCGGGTCGAACTCCTCGACCTCACGGCCGCGTCGGGCGGCGGAACGCCGACAGCGTCCGTTCGCCTCCGCGTGAACGACGACGAACGCGTCGCGTCGGGCACCGGGAGCGGTCCGGTGGACGCCGCCGTCGAGGCGGTGCGCTCTGCGCTCGGCCCCGACGCCGACGCGCAACTGGACTCTTACCACGTGGACGCCATCACCGGCGGCACGGACGCCGTCGTCACCGTCGAGGTGGAGATGTCCTACGGCGACCGCTCGGTCACCGTGGCGACCAGCGACTCGGACATCACTCGCTGCAGCGTCGAGGCGATGGTCGAGGCCCTCGACCGACTCCTCGTCGCCGCCGACGGCGAACCGGACGACACGGCCGAGTCGCCGCCGCACGCGGACGACTGA